From Streptomyces griseorubiginosus, one genomic window encodes:
- a CDS encoding exo-alpha-sialidase has translation MTEKLLAVGTRKGLFIGRARGGTWEFDESPYFNAQAVYSVAIDTRGDRPRLLAGGDSAHWGPSVFHSDDLGRTWTEPAQPAVKFPKDTGASLERVWQLHPAAAEPDVVYAGTEPAALYRSEDRGESFELVRPLWEHPTRSKWVPGGGGEGLHTVLTDKRDPRAVTVAVSTAGVFRTKDGGASWEPANSGVSAVFLPDPNPEFGQCVHKVARDAADPDRLYLQNHWGVYRSDDAGGHWTDIGEGLPSTFGFATAAHPHRGATAYVFPINADADRVPADHRCRVFRTADAGKSWEPLTAGLPQEDHYGTVLRDAMCTDDADPAGVYFGNRNGEVYASADDGDSWRQLASHLPDVLCVRAAVIG, from the coding sequence ATGACTGAGAAGCTGCTGGCCGTGGGGACACGCAAGGGCCTGTTCATCGGGCGGGCGCGCGGCGGCACATGGGAGTTCGACGAGAGCCCGTACTTCAACGCGCAGGCCGTCTACTCGGTCGCGATCGACACCCGGGGCGACCGTCCGCGGCTCCTGGCCGGCGGGGACAGCGCGCACTGGGGGCCGTCGGTGTTCCACTCCGACGACCTGGGCCGCACCTGGACCGAGCCCGCGCAGCCGGCCGTGAAGTTCCCCAAGGACACCGGGGCCTCGCTGGAGCGTGTCTGGCAGCTGCACCCGGCGGCCGCCGAGCCGGACGTGGTGTACGCGGGCACGGAACCGGCCGCGCTGTACCGCTCGGAGGACCGCGGGGAGAGCTTCGAGCTTGTCCGGCCCCTGTGGGAGCATCCGACCCGTTCGAAGTGGGTGCCGGGCGGCGGTGGTGAGGGCCTGCACACCGTCCTGACCGACAAGCGGGACCCGCGCGCGGTGACGGTGGCCGTCTCCACGGCCGGGGTGTTCCGTACGAAGGACGGCGGGGCGAGCTGGGAGCCCGCCAACTCCGGTGTCTCCGCGGTGTTCCTGCCCGATCCGAACCCGGAGTTCGGCCAGTGCGTCCACAAGGTCGCCCGGGACGCGGCCGACCCGGACCGGCTGTACCTGCAGAACCACTGGGGTGTGTACAGGAGCGACGACGCGGGCGGGCACTGGACGGACATCGGCGAGGGGCTGCCGTCCACGTTCGGCTTCGCGACGGCCGCGCACCCGCACCGCGGTGCGACCGCGTACGTCTTCCCGATCAACGCCGACGCGGACCGGGTCCCGGCCGACCACCGCTGCCGGGTGTTCCGCACGGCGGACGCGGGCAAGAGCTGGGAGCCGCTCACCGCCGGGCTGCCGCAGGAGGACCACTACGGCACGGTGCTGCGGGACGCGATGTGCACGGACGACGCGGACCCGGCCGGCGTCTACTTCGGCAACCGCAACGGCGAGGTGTACGCCTCGGCCGACGACGGCGACAGCTGGCGGCAGCTGGCCTCCCATCTGCCGGACGTGCTGTGCGTACGGGCGGCGGTGATCGGCTGA
- a CDS encoding HEAT repeat domain-containing protein: MFTGIDEVDWASLRHAYGSAEDVPALLRGLASTDRVERETALDGMYGAVHHQGDVYDSTLACVPFLLALVASREVADRAGIVELLVSIGTADAEAGLSARAGVGVRAGAEVFVRLAGDADPSVRRTAPAALVRFLDEPVRVLGLLRERCEVERDDRVLLALTEGLGLFVRRHPAHAAEALELLTAQSSAPYAPGPRLAALGQLAACAPDRLPPDLVPVALGLLGERSARRPAGRTGADCPHSDGLASRLRRLRPSDEEGSQLLRTLHRGLGDRLDERKALLQGQLTCPDVVDRCNAVWMSAGLFREWRADWSEPVALIGAQLGLGEGRLRDAAVSVLEDLFTLAAPAADDLAALVTSRPDLRVRRWERGAPTLGGPLKALARSGDRRAVPALSEVLDGPVVPDDLGQVIGHLGPAAAPLAPVLRRRLGETTLDSPGVFERAVPLLSAVAALGDAEAVPEVLRLVRGVPVGVRLRDAVVESAVRALDTLGSVGANAVAPEVVPVLRELLGTEHATVAAGALWSVEADASAVLPVLTAELAEGRPRRRAAAEVLARLGPEAASASAGLRRMVRADDLWERVSAACALWRITGDADLAAPVLRAAWSENPYTRRTITTCLAALGPAGTPLHDLLRTEVAARRRHLAVPGGGRGSQDVLEDERLVGACGEVLAGR; this comes from the coding sequence GTGTTCACGGGGATCGACGAGGTCGACTGGGCCTCGCTGCGGCATGCCTACGGCAGCGCGGAGGATGTGCCCGCACTGCTGCGGGGACTCGCCTCCACGGACCGGGTCGAGCGGGAGACCGCCCTCGACGGGATGTACGGGGCCGTGCACCACCAGGGTGACGTGTACGACTCCACCCTGGCCTGCGTTCCGTTTCTGCTCGCGCTCGTGGCGAGCCGGGAGGTCGCGGACCGGGCGGGCATCGTCGAACTGCTGGTGAGCATCGGGACGGCCGACGCCGAGGCCGGCCTCTCCGCGCGTGCCGGTGTCGGGGTGCGGGCCGGTGCCGAGGTGTTCGTCCGGCTGGCGGGGGACGCCGACCCCTCCGTCCGCCGGACCGCGCCGGCGGCGCTCGTCCGCTTCCTGGACGAACCGGTACGCGTGCTGGGCCTGTTACGGGAGCGGTGCGAGGTGGAGCGGGACGACCGGGTCCTGCTCGCCCTCACCGAAGGCCTGGGTCTGTTCGTACGGCGCCATCCCGCGCACGCGGCCGAGGCGCTGGAGCTGCTCACGGCGCAGAGCTCCGCGCCGTACGCCCCCGGACCGCGGCTGGCCGCCCTGGGCCAGCTCGCCGCCTGCGCTCCCGACCGCCTTCCACCCGACCTGGTCCCGGTGGCCCTCGGGCTGCTCGGTGAGCGGTCCGCTCGGCGGCCCGCCGGACGGACCGGCGCGGACTGCCCCCACTCCGACGGTCTCGCGAGTCGGCTACGGCGGCTGCGTCCGTCGGACGAGGAGGGCTCGCAGCTACTGCGGACCCTGCACCGCGGGCTCGGTGACCGGCTCGACGAACGCAAGGCCCTTCTCCAGGGCCAGTTGACCTGCCCCGACGTCGTCGACCGGTGCAATGCCGTCTGGATGTCGGCGGGACTGTTCCGTGAGTGGCGGGCCGACTGGTCCGAGCCGGTGGCGTTGATCGGCGCGCAACTCGGGCTCGGGGAGGGCCGGTTGCGTGATGCCGCGGTGTCCGTCCTGGAGGACCTCTTCACCCTGGCCGCCCCCGCCGCCGACGATCTGGCCGCTCTGGTGACCTCCCGGCCCGATCTGCGGGTACGACGCTGGGAGCGCGGGGCGCCGACACTCGGCGGTCCGCTCAAGGCGCTCGCCAGGAGCGGGGACCGCCGGGCGGTGCCGGCTCTGTCGGAGGTGCTGGACGGTCCTGTCGTACCGGACGATCTGGGGCAGGTGATCGGCCATCTGGGCCCTGCGGCGGCCCCGTTGGCGCCCGTGCTGCGTCGTCGGCTGGGCGAGACCACGCTGGACTCCCCCGGGGTGTTCGAGCGGGCCGTACCGCTGCTGTCGGCGGTGGCCGCGCTGGGCGACGCGGAGGCGGTGCCGGAGGTGCTGCGGCTGGTGCGGGGGGTGCCGGTGGGGGTGCGGCTGCGGGACGCGGTGGTGGAGTCGGCCGTCCGTGCCCTCGACACCCTCGGGAGTGTGGGCGCGAACGCGGTGGCGCCCGAGGTCGTACCGGTGCTGCGGGAGCTGCTGGGGACGGAGCACGCGACGGTCGCGGCGGGGGCGTTGTGGTCCGTGGAGGCGGACGCGTCGGCCGTACTGCCCGTGCTGACGGCCGAGTTGGCGGAGGGGCGGCCTCGACGGCGGGCCGCCGCGGAGGTGCTGGCGCGGCTGGGGCCCGAGGCGGCGTCGGCGTCGGCGGGGCTGCGGCGGATGGTCCGGGCGGACGACCTGTGGGAGCGGGTCTCCGCCGCGTGCGCGCTGTGGCGGATCACCGGGGACGCGGACCTGGCGGCGCCGGTCCTGCGCGCGGCCTGGTCGGAGAACCCTTACACCCGCCGGACCATCACGACCTGCCTCGCCGCGCTGGGACCCGCGGGAACGCCGCTCCACGATCTCCTCCGCACGGAAGTCGCCGCCCGGCGCCGGCATCTGGCGGTGCCGGGGGGTGGGCGCGGCAGTCAGGACGTGCTGGAGGACGAGCGGTTGGTGGGGGCGTGTGGGGAGGTGTTGGCGGGGCGGTAG
- a CDS encoding acyl-CoA dehydrogenase family protein yields MALTPALEESAQSGTHAVTNQPPPLAPYDAADDTVLLEGLRREGAGWAEEELRRLGLRAGSAEAQEWADLANRHEPVLRTHDRYGNRVDEVDFHPSWHHLMRTAVAEGLAGTPWAEDRPGAHVARTAGGLVWGHTDAGHGCPTSMTYAAIPALRKEPELAKVYEPLLTGREYEPELRVPTEKRGLLAGMGMTEKQGGSDVRTNTTAATPTAEPGVYTLRGHKWFTSAPMCDVFLVLAQAPGGLSCFLVPRVLPDGSRNTFRIQRLKDKLGNRSNASSEPEFDRTVAWLVGPEGQGVKTIIEMVNCTRLDCVMMSATLMRRTLVEAGHHARHRSAFGARLIDQPLMRNVLADLALESEAATTLTLRLAGAADRAVRGDAGEQAFRRIATAVGKYWVTKRGPAFTAEALECLGGNGYVEDSGMPRHYREAPLLSIWEGSGNVNALDVLRALRREPDTAQALFGELALAQGADARLDAAVARLKDLLASASETSARRLVEHMALTLQASLLVRHAPTAVADAFCASRLGGDWGHAFGTLPDTAALDAVLARALPGDN; encoded by the coding sequence ATGGCCCTCACACCCGCGCTCGAAGAGTCCGCGCAGTCCGGCACCCATGCCGTCACCAATCAGCCGCCTCCCCTCGCCCCGTACGACGCCGCCGACGACACCGTCCTGCTGGAAGGGCTGCGTCGCGAGGGTGCCGGCTGGGCCGAGGAGGAGCTCCGGCGGCTCGGGCTGCGGGCGGGCAGCGCCGAGGCGCAGGAGTGGGCGGATCTGGCCAACCGGCACGAGCCGGTGCTGCGCACCCACGACCGCTACGGCAACCGTGTCGACGAGGTCGACTTCCATCCGAGCTGGCACCACCTGATGCGGACCGCCGTGGCCGAGGGACTGGCGGGTACGCCGTGGGCGGAGGACCGGCCCGGCGCCCATGTCGCCCGTACGGCGGGCGGGCTGGTGTGGGGGCACACGGACGCGGGCCACGGCTGTCCCACGTCGATGACGTACGCGGCGATCCCGGCCCTGCGCAAGGAGCCGGAGCTCGCGAAGGTCTACGAGCCCTTGCTGACCGGACGTGAGTACGAGCCGGAGCTCAGGGTCCCGACCGAGAAGCGCGGGCTGCTCGCGGGCATGGGGATGACCGAGAAGCAGGGCGGCTCCGACGTCCGGACGAACACCACGGCGGCCACGCCGACCGCCGAGCCCGGTGTGTACACCCTGCGCGGGCACAAGTGGTTCACCTCGGCGCCGATGTGCGACGTCTTCCTGGTGCTGGCGCAGGCGCCCGGCGGCCTGTCGTGCTTCCTCGTGCCGCGGGTCCTGCCCGACGGCAGCCGCAACACCTTCCGCATCCAGCGCCTCAAGGACAAGCTCGGCAACCGGTCCAACGCCTCCTCCGAGCCCGAGTTCGACCGGACCGTGGCCTGGCTGGTCGGTCCCGAGGGACAGGGCGTCAAGACGATCATCGAGATGGTCAACTGCACCCGCCTGGACTGCGTGATGATGTCGGCGACCCTGATGCGCAGGACCCTCGTCGAGGCGGGCCACCACGCCCGGCACCGCAGCGCGTTCGGTGCCCGTCTGATCGACCAGCCGCTGATGCGCAACGTCCTGGCCGACCTCGCCCTGGAGTCCGAGGCGGCCACCACGCTCACGCTCCGGCTGGCGGGCGCCGCCGACCGCGCGGTGCGCGGGGACGCCGGTGAGCAGGCGTTCCGCCGTATCGCCACCGCCGTCGGCAAGTACTGGGTCACCAAGCGCGGCCCGGCCTTCACCGCGGAGGCCCTGGAATGCCTGGGCGGCAACGGCTATGTGGAGGACTCGGGCATGCCCCGGCACTACCGGGAGGCACCGCTGCTGTCGATCTGGGAGGGCTCGGGGAACGTCAACGCCCTCGACGTCCTGCGGGCGTTGCGCCGCGAACCGGACACCGCTCAGGCGCTGTTCGGTGAACTCGCCCTGGCGCAGGGGGCGGACGCCCGCCTCGACGCGGCCGTGGCCCGGTTGAAGGACCTGTTGGCGTCGGCCTCCGAGACCAGCGCCCGCCGCCTCGTCGAGCACATGGCGCTGACGCTCCAGGCCTCCCTTCTCGTCCGGCACGCCCCGACCGCGGTCGCCGACGCGTTCTGCGCGAGCCGGCTGGGGGGTGACTGGGGTCACGCCTTCGGCACCCTGCCCGACACCGCGGCCCTGGACGCCGTTCTCGCACGGGCGCTGCCCGGCGACAACTGA